DNA sequence from the Cellulophaga sp. HaHaR_3_176 genome:
TAAAAAAGAGTTTTCTGATGGCTTTAAACACACCACTAATAACAGAATGGAGCTTTTAGCTGTAATTGAAGCTTTAAAAAAGCTGAAAAAAGAAGGCGTTACCGTTACTGTTTTCACTGACTCTAAATACGTTGTAGATACCATTGAAAAAAAATGGTATATAAAATGGGAAAAAACAAATTTTAAGGATAAGAAAAATCCTGATTTATGGAAGTTATTTTTAATTGAATATAGAAAACACAAGGTTGCTCTTAAATGGATAAAAGGGCACAACAACCACCCTCAAAACGAGCGCTGCGATGAATTAGCTGTTGCAGCATCAAAAGAAAAAGTTTTAAAAATAGATACTGGTTTTGTACCGAAGTAAATTCTTGTTCATTCTTTTTTTAATACTTGCTTATGTACCTTAAAAACTTACCCTTATATTTGCATAAAATTACACACCATAATGGGTAAATTATTAATAGTAGGTACCGTTGCTTTCGATGAAATAGAAACTCCTTTTGGAAAAACGGATAAAATTTTAGGAGGGGCAGCAACATTTATTGGTTTAGCTGCATCACAATTCAAAGTTGAATCAGCAATTGTTTCTGTTGTTGGAGATGATATGCCTAAAAAGTATTTAGACTTATTATCTGATAAAAAAATTGACCTTTCAGGATTAGAAATTGTTAAAGGTGGAAAGACTTTTTATTGGAAAGGAAAATACCATAACGATTTAAATTCTAGAGATACACTTGCTACTGAATTAAATACATTAGCAGATTTTAATCCTATCGTGCCCGAGCATTTTAAAAATGCAGATATTGTTATGTTAGGTAATTTGCACCCAAGCGTTCAGCTTAGTGTAATTAATCAAATGACAGAGCGACCAAAGTTAATAGTGTTAGATACTATGAATTTTTGGATGGACAATAGTTTACCTGAATTATTAGAAGTAATTAAGCATATTGATGTTATTACTATTAATGACGAAGAAGCTCGACAATTAACCGGAGAATATTCTTTAGTAAAAGCAGCTGCTAAGATTGAAGAAATGGGACCTAAATACGTAGTAATCAAAAAAGGAGAGCACGGCGCTTTATTATTTCATAAGAAGAAAATATTTTTCGCACCTGCATTACCTTTAGAGGAAGTTTTTGACCCAACTGGAGCTGGTGATACATTTGCAGGTGGTTTTTCAGGCTATCTTGCCGAAACTGAAAACATATCATTCGACAATTTAAAGAATGCTATTATCTACGGATCTAACTTAGCATCATTTTCTGTAGAAAAGTTTGGTACAGAACGAATGGAGAAACTGAGTAAAGAAGAAGTGGATAAAAGATTACATCAATTTAAAGAATTAAGTCAGTTCGACATAAAATTAAAATAACCTACGCCTTGCATTTTTTTGCAGGGCTTTTTTAATATATCTCAAGAGAAGAAAAAATGAGTGACGCCATTAAGCACGAATGCGGAATATCTTTAATACGTTTATTAAAACCGTTAGAGTATTACGAAAAAAAATACGGTACAGCATTTTACGGAGTAAATAAAATGTATCTAATGATGGAAAAACAGCATAACCGCGGACAAGATGGTGCTGGGTTTGCAAGTATCAAATTAGATATGGATGCTGGTGAAAGGTATATGAGCAGAGTTCGATCTATAGCTCAACAACCTATACAAGATATTTTTGCCCAAATTAATGATCGTATAAGTACATCGCTTAAAGAAAACCCTGAATACGAGAACAATGTTGCGTTACAGAAAAAACATATTCCATATATAGGTGAACTTTTATTAGGACATGTTCGTTATGGTACTTTTGGAAAAAATAGCATTGAAAGTGTTCATCCTTTTTTAAGACAAAATAATTGGATGCACCGTAACCTTATTGTTGCTGGTAACTTCAACATGACAAATGTTGATGAGTTATTTGATAATTTAATACAAATTGGACAGCATCCTAAAGAGATGGCGGATACTGTTACCGTTATGGAAAAAATAGGGCATTTTTTAGATGATGCTGTTTCTAAATTATATAAGCAAATAAAGAAAGAAGGTTTCAACAAACAAGAGGCTTCTCCATTAATTGCAGAAAGATTAAATGTTGCTAAAATTTTAAGAAGAGCTGCAAAAAACTGGGATGGTGGTTATGCTATGGCTGGCTTACTAGGCCATGGTGATGCATTTGTGTTACGTGACCCAGCAGGCATTAGACCAACTTATTATTATCAAGATGATGAAATTGTAGCCATTGCTTCTGAAAGGCCCGCAATACAAACTGTTTTTAATGTAAAATTTGATGAAGTTAAAGAACTAGACCCTGGTCATGCTATTTTAATTAAAAAAGATGGAACAACTTCTATAAAACAAATATTAGAACCAACTGTACGTAAGGCTTGTTCTTTTGAACGCATCTACTTTTCAAGAGGTAGTGATAAAGAAATATACCAAGAGCGTAAAGAATTAGGAAGACTTATTTTTCCGAAAATTCTAAAATCAATTGATGAAGATATAAAAAACACTGTTTTCTCTTATATACCAAACACTGCTGAAACTTCGTTTTTTGGCATGGTTAAAGAGGCTCAGAACTATATGAATAAAAAGAAAGAAGAGCAAATTCTTTCTATAGGTTCAAAAATTACAAAAGAAGAACTTCACGAAATTTTAGATGTTAGACCTAGAATAGAAAAAGTTGCAATTAAAGATGCTAAGCTTAGAACATTTATCACTCAAGATAGCGGTAGAGACGATTTAGTAGCTCATGTTTACGACATATCTTACGGATCAGTTAAACCAGGAGATAACTTAGTTATTATAGATGATAGTATTGTAAGAGGTACTACGCTTAAAAAGAGTATCCTTAAGATATTAGATCGATTATCACCTAAAAAGATTGTCGTTGTATCTTCTGCACCACAAATTCGATATCCAGATTGTTATGGTATTGATATGGCTAAATTAGAAGACTTTATTGCTTTTAAAGCAGCTTTAGACCTTCATAAAGACAAAAACACAATGCATCTTGTTGATGATATTTACAAAAAGTGTTTATCACAAGTAGATTCACATGACAAAGATGTTATAAATTATGTAAAAGATTTTTACACACCTTTTAGCGCTGACGAAATTTCTGACAAAATTGGAGAGCTATTAAGCTCTTCTGAAATTAATGCTGAAGTTCAAATTATTTATCAAACAATTTCTAATCTTCACATTGCATGTCCTAAAAACCTTGGTGACTGGTACTTTACAGGAGATTATCCAACACCAGGAGGTAATAGAGTTGTGAATAGAGCATTTATAAATTTCTATGAAGGTAAAAACGAAAGAGCTTACTAATTTGTAGCGAAAAAAGACTGAATAAGTGTATTTTGTCGATTATTCTTACATTTTATCGGGTATTTAGTCATTTCAACTAAAGCAAGAGTAGATTTAGGCTTGCCATAGCATAAGTAGGTTAAGTTCATGGTAAGATTTGGGGAAAAAGGTGGAGTTTTACTCCGCCTTTTTATTTATATAATATTTTTCTTACAAAATATCCTAATCCTTTTTTAGTATTCAAATTCAACAACAAGTTTTTAACTTTCGTTCTGAAAAATAGTTTTACATTTTAAAATTGTTGATCTACAGCAATAAACATTTCAATTATTTAAACCATAATTAAGTCTAGAAAAAGAGAAAAGAGTATTTCAACTTATTAACTCGGTTTTGGTCTAAAAAATATACCAATATCTATCTTAAGTATTACTTTTGGATGACCATAGCATAAGTAGGTTAAGTTCATGGTAAGATTTGGGGGAAAAAGGCGGAGTTGTACTCCGCCTTTTTCATTTCTGATAATCAATATGTTAACACTAAAAAAAAGTGTTTCTTACACAAGCCTATTAATAAATAATGCATTTTGTCGATAAAAAGTGTAACTTTCTTTTGATATTTCTCACAATACCAGTAACTTAGCAGAGCCATAGCATAAGTAGGTTAAGTTTATGGTAAGATTTGGGATGAAAAGGATGGAGACTTCTCCATCCTTTTCTATTTTATAGAAACAAAAAGCCCGTTAGAAGTAATCTTCTAACGGGCTTTTTTATTGAAAAGAATGTAACGTAATATTACCTCTTATTTATTATCAGCATATAATGCAGAAACCTTTTCCCAGTTAATTACATTAAAAAATGCATTAATGTAATCTGGTCTTCTGTTTTGGTAGTTTAAATAGTAAGCATGTTCCCAAACATCTAAACCTAAAATAGGAAAACCACCACAACCTGTACCAGGCATTAATGGGTTATCTTGGTTTGGAGTAGAACAAACCTCTACCTTACCACCTTTATGTACACAAAGCCAAGCCCAACCAGAACCAAATCTTGTTCCTGCTGCTTTAGAAAATGCATCTTTAAAAGCTTCGAAAGATCCGAAAGCTGCATCAATTGCTGAAGCTAACTCACCTGAAGGAGTTCCTCCTCCGTTTGGAGACATTACTTCCCAAAATAATGAGTGATTGTAGAAACCACCACCGTTATTTCGAACAGCATTATTACTCATATCTAAATTTTCTAAAATAGCGTCGATAGATTTATTTTCTAAATCTGTACCCGCAATAGCATTATTTAAATTTGTTGTATAACCGTTATGGTGTTTTGTATGGTGAATTTCCATAGTGCGAGCATCTACATTAGGTTCTAGTGCATCGTATGCGTATGGTAATTTTGGTAATTCAAAGGCCATAATTATAAGTTTTTAATTAATAAATCGTTGTGTAACAAAGTTAAGACATTCATAAACTAATTACACTAATAATTTGTTAAGAACTGTAGAAGATTCCGTAATTTGCAGGTAAAAAGTAGGTGCAAAACTCTTCTTACAACATATACAATGCTTCTGCAGGCTCAGGAAAGACTTACACTTTAGCAAAATCTTACTTGAAAATTATTCTTGCAGGAGATTCAACTGCAAATTATCGTGAAATTCTAGCTATCACATTCACCAACAAGGCAGTGAATGAAATGAAAGAGCGTATTTTAGGTAGCTTATTTGAGTTTGGAAATGTAAAAGACATAAAGAATGCACCACCAATGTTTCTGTCTATTTCAGAAGAATTAAAAATAGAAGGTGCCACACTACAGAAAAGAGCAAAAATTACACTTAAAAAAATCCTTCATAATTATGCTTTTTTTGATGTTTCTACAATTGATAAATTCACACACAGGCTTATTCGAACTTTCGCAAAAGATTTAAAACTTCCGCAGAATTTTGAAGTTATTTTAGATACAGATCTTGTACTAAGTGAAGCCGTTGCAAGGTTGGTAAATAAAGCAGGTACTGATAAAGAATTAACAAAGGTATTAATCGAGTTTGCTTTAGAAAAGGCTGATGATGATAAAAGCTGGGATGTATCTTTAGATATATTTGACATGGGAAAAGAACTCTTGTTTAAAGAAAAGCATGAGCACCATTTAGAAAATTTAATTCACAAAGAATTATCTGACTTTAATGATTTAAAAAATCATTTAAAAAAGAAAATCAAAGTAGCTGAAGAAACTCTGAAAAATATGGCATCGGAAGCTTTAGAGTTGATAGCCTCAAATGGTTTAGAATTTAGTGACTTTAGATCTTCCTATTTTCCAAAATTTATGGCAGATGTAAAAGTCTTAAAAAGTACTGTAAATTTTAATGCCGCTTGGAAGCAAGATTTTGAAAACACATCGCTTTACACAAAAACTTGTCCTGAAGATAAAAAGGCATCTATTGATGGTTTACACTCCAGTCTAAACACATCTTTTCAAAGTATAAAAGAAACTTTTTTTAATTTATCTTTTTTAAAAAACGCTTATAAAAATATTGTCCCTTTTACTGTTTTAAATGCTTTAAAGAAAGAAGTTAAAAATATAGAATTAGAACGCGATGAAATTCCCTTATCAACATTTAACTCTATTATTTCAAAAGAAATTAAAAATCAACCTGTACCTTTTATATACGAACGTTTGGGTGAAAAATATCGTCATTACTTTATTGATGAATTTCAAGACACTTCTGAATTACAGTGGACAAACCTTATACCTTTAATAGGTAATGCTATAGAAAGTAAAGATGAAGTTGGTAATTCTGGCTCCTTACTTTTGGTAGGAGATGCTAAACAAGCTATTTATCGATGGAGAGGTGGTAAAGCTGAACAATTTTTAGACTTAGTAAATAAACAAAAGAATCCTTTTTTTATAGAACCTAACGTAGAAAACCTACCATCAAACTACCGAAGTTATGAGGAAGTAATAAAGTTTAATAATGATTTTTTTACAACCTTAAACGGGCAGTTAAATAATACTACCTACAGCAAATTATTTGAGGAAGGAAATCAACAATTATACAACCACAAAAAAGGTGGTTTTGTACAACTTACATTTATAGAGGAAGAAGATAAAAACGGAAATGAACTTTATTGTAATGAAGTTTTACAATCTATTCGATCTATCGAAGAAAATAAACATCCGTTAAGTGATATTTGTATTCTTGTTCGGAATAAAAAAGACGGCGTATTATTAGCTGATTTTTTAACTGAAAATGATATACCTATTATATCTTCAGAAACCCTACTACTTAAAAGCAATACAAAAGTTAACTTTTTAATCAATCTTATAAAATATAGCACAACACCTGAAGATTTAGATATTGCCTATCAAATTCTATATTTTTTAAATGGCGACAATGAGCAACATCTGCATTCTTACGTCAATAAACATTTAAGGTCTCTTGAAAAGCACCTTTTAAACGATTTTAACTTTAGTATTGCAAAATTAAAACAACAATCTGTTTTTGATGGTTTTGAGCAAGCAATAAAATCATTCGACCTTATTAAAGATTCTGATGCTTATGTTACCTATTTACTTGATGAGGTTATAGATGTAGAGCATAAACAAGGTGTCAGCACATCTTTATTTATTGAATATTGGGAAAAGAAAAGAGATAAACTAAGTATTAGTGCTCCATTATCAATGAATGCTGTACAAATAATGACGGTACATAAATCAAAAGGGTTAGAGTTTCCTGTTGTAATTTTCCCTTTTGCTGACTCCTATATATATAAGGATATAAAACCAAAAATGTGGTTACCTATTAATAAGGAAGAATACAATGATTATAGCGAGGTACTTATCAATAAAAATAAAGAGGTTATAAATTATAGCGAATATGCTGAAGCACTTTTTGAAGATGAACAACAAAAACTAGAACTAGATTCCTTTAATGTATTATACGTTGCACTCACTAGAGCCGTAAAAGCATTATATATTATTTCTAAAAAAGATATTGATGCAAAATCAAACCCTAAAACAGATTATTACTCTGGTTTATTTATAAAGTATTTAATTGACAAAGGAATGTGGCAGGCAGATAAACTAAATTATGAGTTTGGTGCCTTTTCGATAAATGATAAGATTAAAGCCCAAAGTAATACACAAGAAACTATTCCTTTTCAATACTCATATAAAGAAAGATCTAGTTTTAATATTGTAACAACCGCTGGCACACTTTGGGAAACGACTACTGAAGCTGCTATTAATAAAGGAAACACTATACACCAAATTTTAAGCTTAATAGAAACTAAAGATGATGTAGAGGGTTGTTTTAAAAAATTAATAAACAATGGCTCTTTAAATGAAGAAGAAGCTGCTACACTAAAAATTAAAATTTTATCTATAATTGAGCATCCGAAATTACAAGAGTTATATACTAAGGATATGATTATAAAAAACGAAACAGATATAATCACTAAAAATGGTATAATTTTGCGACCTGATAGAATTGTTTTTGATGGCAATAATGCAACCATTATAGATTACAAAACAGGACAAAGAAATATTGCATACAAAGATCAGATAGATTCTTATGCCAATGCACTAGAAGAAATGAACTACCATGTTAACGGTAAAATCATCATTTATATAAACGATGTAATAACCCCAGAATTTATTTAAAAATATGTACGGAAAAATAAAAGATTATTTAGCTGAAGAACTTGAGACAATTAAAGAGTCTGGTTTATTTAAAAAAGAAAGAATAATTACATCACCACAAGATGCTGTAATAAAAATTAGTACTGGTGAAGAAGTAATAAACTTTTGTGCCAACAATTATTTAGGACTATCATCTCATCCAGATGTTGTGCAAGCAGCTAAAGATGCTTTAGACACACACGGCTTTGGAATGTCATCAGTTCGTTTTATTTGTGGTACTCAAGATATTCATAAAACATTAGAACATACTATAGCTGATTTTTATCAAACAGAAGATACTATATTATATGCTGCTGCTTTTGATGCTAACGGTGGTGTATTTGAGCCCTTACTTTCTGCCGAAGATGCAATAATTTCAGATTCACTTAATCACGCATCTATTATAGACGGTGTTCGTTTATGTAAGTCAAAACGTTATCGTTATGCAAATAGTGATATGGCAGATTTAGAAAAGCAATTAAAGCAAGCCAATGAAGATGGTGCGCGTTTTAAAATTATTGTTACCGACGGTGTGTTTTCAATGGATGGTATTTTAGCTCCATTAGATAAGATTTGTGATTTAGCTGACAAATATGATGCACTTGTAATGATAGATGAATGTCACTCTGCAGGTTTTATAGGAGAAACAGGCAGGGGTACACTTGAAGAAAAAGGTGTAATGGGTAGAATTGATATTATTACAGGCACACTTGGTAAAGCTTTAGGCGGTGCAATGGGCGGCTATACAACTGGCAAAAAAGAAATTATTGAAATGCTAAGGCAACGATCTAGACCTTATTTGTTCTCAAATTCTTTAGCCCCTGCAATAGTTGGTGCTTCTATTAAGGTTTTTGACATGCTTAAAACCGATACAACTTTAAGAGATAAACTAGAGGAAAACACTAAATACTTTAAAAAAGGGATGAAAAATGCCGGTTTTGATATCGTAGAAGGAGATTCTGCTATAGTTCCAGTAATGCTTTACGATGCAAAACTATCACAACAAATGGCCGATTTACTTCTAGAAAAAGGCATTTATGTAATAGGCTTCTTTTATCCTGTTGTGCCAAAAGGTAAAGCCAGAATAAGGGTACAACTATCTGCTGCACACAGCAAAGAGCATTTAGACCACGCCATATCTTCATTTATAGAAGTTGGAAAATTACTTAAAGTCGTTTAAATGCGTTATTTTTCTTACGAAACGTGTTAAAAAAAAATATGAAATTGATTTTGTTAATAAATCATAACAACTTACATTTGCAGCTAATAAACCCTTAAACTTAAATATTATAAAATGAAACATCTTAGCAAATTATTGGTTGTTGTCTTACTTTTCGTAGGATTTAACAGCATTCAAGCGCAAGACGAGAATAACCCATGGCTAGTTGGTTTTGGTGTAAACGCAGTTGATGTTTACCCAACTAGTGATGTAAGTTCTTTTGGAAATGAATATTTCAACGCTACTGATCACTGGAACATTCTTCCTTCTATTTCTTATGTATCTGTTTCTAGATTCGTAGGTGATGGTTTCTCTGTTGGAGCTAGAGGTTCTTTAAATAGAATTGACAAGTTTGGTGATACGTCTGTTGATGATTTATCTTACTACGCTGTTGATGGTACTATTAAATACAATATTTTAAAAAATACTGTTGTTGATCCTTTCGTAGAAATCGGTGGTGGTTATACTTGGGTTGATGAGCAAGGTTTTGGTACTGCTAACGGTGGTGTTGGTGTAAACTTCTGGTTTACTGAAAACATCGGTTTATCATTACAAACTACTTACAAGCATGCTTTTGAAGATGATGCTGTTAAACATTTCCAACATTTAGCTGGTCTTAACATCAAATTTGGTGGTACTGATACAGATGGTGATGGTGTTTATGACAAAGATGATGCTTGTCCAGAAGTTGCTGGTTTAGAAGCTTTCAACGGATGTCCTGATGCTGATGGTGATGGTATCGAGGATAGCAAAGATGCTTGTCCTAACGAAGCTGGATCTAAAGAAATGAATGGTTGTCCTGATGCTGACGGTGACGGTGTTGCTGATAAAGATGATGCTTGTCCTTCTGAGGCTGGTACTGCTGCAATGAATGGATGTCCTGATGCTGATGGTGATGGTGTTGCTGATAAAGATGACGCTTGTCCTTCTGAAGCTGGTCCTGCTGCTAACAAAGGTTGTCCTTACACTGATAAAGATAACGATGGTGTTTTAGATAAAGATGATGCTTGTCCAGAAGTTGCTGGTACTGTTGCTAACAAAGGTTGTCCTGAAGTAACTGAAGAAGTTCAGAAGCAATTGAATGACTATGCAAGAACTATCTTATTTGATACTGGTAAATCTTCTATCAAAGCTGAATCTACTTCAGTTATGGTTGACATTATCACAATCTTAAAAGAATATCCTAATGCTAAATTTACAGTAGAAGGTCACACTGATAGCGTTGGTTCTGCTAAATTGAACCAAAGTTTATCTGAATCTCGTGCTCTTTCTGTAAAAGAATTTTTAGTAGAAAAAGGAATCGAAGAATTTAGATTATCTGCTGTAGGTTACGGTGAAGATAAGCCTATCGCTTCTAACAGTACAAGATCTGGTAGAACACAAAATAGAAGAGTTGAAATTAACTTGGTAAAGTAATTAGTACTTACTAAAGATTAAATTCAAAATTATATTTAAAAGCTCCGCAATTGCGGAGCTTTTTTTATTTTTATACTATGCAAAGTTTTATAGAAGGTGTTGTTCAGGAATTAGTATCGAAAGAAAAAGATATTTCTAATACCATATTTGTATTGCCTAGTAAAAGAGCTGGTACGTTTTTAAAAAATAGTATCGCTAACATAACAGGCAAAACAATATTTGCACCCGAAATTTATAGCATAGAAACCTTTGTCGAAAAAATATCTGAACTAACATACGCAACAAGTACAGAACAGATTTTTGCTTTATATAATTCATATATAAACACCACTAAAGAAAAAGAAAAAGATTCATTCTTAAGCTTTTCAAAATGGGGACAAACCATATTGCAAGATTTTAACGAAATAGATCGTTACTTAATTGATACTGATAAAATATTTGATCATCTATCTGCCGTTCAAGAAATGAACACCTATATGGAAGCAGAAAAAACACCTATGATTGATGATTATTTGAGGTTTTGGAGCAACCTTGATGGTTTATATAAAAATTTTAACGCCTCGCTTTTAGAACAAGAAATAGGAACACAAGGTTATATTTATAGAGCTGCAAATAACAAACTTCACAAATACCTTGAATCTAATACCGATAAAGAAATAATTTTTATTGGCTTTAATGCACTTAACAAAGCTGAAGAAAATATTATTCAAGAAATATTAAAATTACCAAGCTCAAGTATCTATTGGGATTTAGATTCTTACTTTTTAGAAGATACAATACACGATGCTAGTTATTTTATTCGTCAACATAAAAAAAATTGGCCATACTTTGCAAGTAATAAACTTAAAGGGATAAGCAGCCATTATCTTACCAAAAAAAATATTAAGATTATTGGTGTACCTAAAAATGTTTCGCAAGCTAATTATGTCGGTAACATTTTAAAAAAATTACACACTACACAACCCGAATTATTAAAACAAACAGCTGTTGTATTAGGTGATGAAAATCTTTTAAACCCAGTAATGAATGCCATACCTGAAGAAATTTCTCGTATAAACATTACGATGGGTTATCCTATAAACAAAACAACTTTAGCTGGTATGTATAGTTTATTTTTTGAACTATGGCTATCTAAAGACGTTAACGGTTGGTTTTATCAACATGTTTTAAATATTTTAAGTAACCCTTATATTCAGCAGCTATTAGATATAGATGACGAGAATATTGCTACAAAGATTAGCAATACAATAAAAGCTAAAAATTGGGCTTACGTTAAAAGCGAACAGATTTATGCTATTGCACCAAATCATACGAAAATTTTACAAGTATTATTTTCTAAGAAACAATTTTCGAATACTATATTTTTAAACGATTGTTTAGGATTAATAAATACCTTAAAAATTAAATTTCAAGAGCAAGAAAACAATTTAGAATTAGAGTATTTATATCGATTCCACACCTTATTTAATCAGATTACGATACTAATACAACAACATCCATTTATTGCTGACATAAAATCTTTACAAAGCCTTTACAAAGAATTATTATCATCAGAAACATTAGATTTTCAAGGAGAACCTTTACAAGGAACTCAGATTATGGGTATGTTAGAAAGTAGAAATCTAGATTTTGAAACTATTATTATTACATCTGTAAATGAAGGTATTCTTCCTTCTGGCAAGTCAAATAACTCTTTTATTCCTTTTGATGTAAAAGTCGCCTTCGGTTTACCTACCTATAAAGAAAAAGATGCAGTCTATACATATCACTTTTATAGATTACTACAGAGAGCAAAAAACGTATACATTCTCTATAATACAGAACCAAATGCTCTGGATGGAAATGAAAAAAGCAGGCTAATTAGCCAATTACTGACTGATGAAAATAGAATAAGTGATATTACAGAAATTACAGCTTCTGCATTGGTAAAATCATCAACAGACACTTTAAAAATCATTCATAAAGATGCCGAGCTATTAAACCAAATAAAGCAATTAGCTGAAAAAGGTTTTTCTCCAACATCGTTAACTAATTATGTTCGTAACCCACTAGATTTTTATAAAAGAAGTATCTTAAAAATTAACGATAGTAATGAAGTTGAAGAAAGTGTTGCTGCAAATACCTTCGGAACAATTGTACATGATAGCTTAGAAGATTTATACCAACCTTTTATTGGAAAAGTTTTAGATAAAGATTCATTACTAAATTTAAAAGATAAGATAGATGGTGTTGTAAAAAACAACTTTATAAAAACCTATGCCGATGGTAATATCGCTTTTGGAAAAAACCTTATTGCATACAATGTTATTGTAAGATATATTGAAAATTTCATTAAGCTAGAGATTAAATATATAGAAAAAAACCAAGTCAAAATTATAGCTTTAGAACAAAGTATGGACATTGAAGTAAATGTGCCTACTATAGATTCAAAAGTCCGAATTAGAGGAAAGTTAGATAGAATTGATGAAGTTAATGGCACACTGCGCATTGTTGATTATAAAACTGGAAAAGTAGAAGCCAGAGATGTAAAAATCAGTTCTTTTGAAGAAATGATTACAGAGTATAGCAAAAGTAAAGCCTTTCAATTACTTTGTTATGCACTGCTTTATAATGATGAAAAACCTATTCAAAATATTAATGCTGGTATTATTTCGTTTAAAAATTTAAACGCTGGCATATTAAATTTTAAACAAACTACTGAAGATATAAATCAAAACACGCTCTTAGAATATAAGAGCGTGTTGTATAAATTGATTCAAGAAATTTTTAATCCTGATATTCCTTTTACAGAAAAAGAAGTATAATTTTATTTTAGATCTGGCCTTGTTGGTCGCACTTCTATTTTACTTGGTAATGTTCTAGGGTTCATTTTTAAAACATCTAAAACAAGTTCTCCAATATCTTCTGGTTGAATTTTCCATGCATCTTTTTCTGATGGCTCATGATCATTAAAATTTGTTGCTACAGAACCTGGCATTATAGTAGATACTTTAATTCCATACTGTCTTAGGTCTAACATTGCTGCCTGTGTAAAACCAACTACACCAAACTTAGTCGCATTATACCCTGCTCCGTTAGCAAAAAAGTTTGTACCAGCTAAACTAGCTAGAGTTATATAGTAACCCTCTGTTTTTTTTAATTCTTCGACAGTTGCTTTTAATGTATGAAAAACACCATTTAAATTGGTATTAATCATTTGATGCCATTCATCTTCTGTCATTTTATCAATAGGTGCAAAATTACCTACTCCTGCATTTGCTAAAACAACATCTAACTGTCCCCACTTACTTATAA
Encoded proteins:
- the rnhA gene encoding ribonuclease HI, whose protein sequence is MIKSDVHIYTDGAARGNPGPGGYGIVMEWVGKPYKKEFSDGFKHTTNNRMELLAVIEALKKLKKEGVTVTVFTDSKYVVDTIEKKWYIKWEKTNFKDKKNPDLWKLFLIEYRKHKVALKWIKGHNNHPQNERCDELAVAASKEKVLKIDTGFVPK
- a CDS encoding PfkB family carbohydrate kinase, with product MGKLLIVGTVAFDEIETPFGKTDKILGGAATFIGLAASQFKVESAIVSVVGDDMPKKYLDLLSDKKIDLSGLEIVKGGKTFYWKGKYHNDLNSRDTLATELNTLADFNPIVPEHFKNADIVMLGNLHPSVQLSVINQMTERPKLIVLDTMNFWMDNSLPELLEVIKHIDVITINDEEARQLTGEYSLVKAAAKIEEMGPKYVVIKKGEHGALLFHKKKIFFAPALPLEEVFDPTGAGDTFAGGFSGYLAETENISFDNLKNAIIYGSNLASFSVEKFGTERMEKLSKEEVDKRLHQFKELSQFDIKLK
- a CDS encoding amidophosphoribosyltransferase — encoded protein: MSDAIKHECGISLIRLLKPLEYYEKKYGTAFYGVNKMYLMMEKQHNRGQDGAGFASIKLDMDAGERYMSRVRSIAQQPIQDIFAQINDRISTSLKENPEYENNVALQKKHIPYIGELLLGHVRYGTFGKNSIESVHPFLRQNNWMHRNLIVAGNFNMTNVDELFDNLIQIGQHPKEMADTVTVMEKIGHFLDDAVSKLYKQIKKEGFNKQEASPLIAERLNVAKILRRAAKNWDGGYAMAGLLGHGDAFVLRDPAGIRPTYYYQDDEIVAIASERPAIQTVFNVKFDEVKELDPGHAILIKKDGTTSIKQILEPTVRKACSFERIYFSRGSDKEIYQERKELGRLIFPKILKSIDEDIKNTVFSYIPNTAETSFFGMVKEAQNYMNKKKEEQILSIGSKITKEELHEILDVRPRIEKVAIKDAKLRTFITQDSGRDDLVAHVYDISYGSVKPGDNLVIIDDSIVRGTTLKKSILKILDRLSPKKIVVVSSAPQIRYPDCYGIDMAKLEDFIAFKAALDLHKDKNTMHLVDDIYKKCLSQVDSHDKDVINYVKDFYTPFSADEISDKIGELLSSSEINAEVQIIYQTISNLHIACPKNLGDWYFTGDYPTPGGNRVVNRAFINFYEGKNERAY
- a CDS encoding superoxide dismutase, with protein sequence MAFELPKLPYAYDALEPNVDARTMEIHHTKHHNGYTTNLNNAIAGTDLENKSIDAILENLDMSNNAVRNNGGGFYNHSLFWEVMSPNGGGTPSGELASAIDAAFGSFEAFKDAFSKAAGTRFGSGWAWLCVHKGGKVEVCSTPNQDNPLMPGTGCGGFPILGLDVWEHAYYLNYQNRRPDYINAFFNVINWEKVSALYADNK